The genome window GTGGCCGCGGCGGTCGCGACGCTGATCTCGGTCGTGCTCTCGGCGCGGCTGCTCTACACGCAGCACCTGCGGGTGCGCGGGATGCAGCAGGAGGTCCGCGCCATGGAGCTGGCGTTCCGCGAGCAGCTCCTCGAGGAGTTCGCCACCGAGGACCTGCTCGGCGTCCGCAAGCACTACCGGGCGCACCTGCCCGAGGTCATCGAGCGCTACCGGGCCGAGGCCCGCGGCCACCGGCGCCGGGACGGTGCGTTCCAGGGCGTCGTCATCGCCGGATCGGTGGTCGCGGCGTGCGCGACCGCGCTGTCGGTGTCCATCGTGGACATGAGGTGGGGTGCGGTGGCGCTGAGCCTGGTGGTGGCGGTCGCCGCGGCGCTGGCGGGCCACGGGCGCTTCCGGGAGCGGGGCGCGGTGCTGCAGCAGACCGCCGACTCGCTGGAGCGCGAGTACGAGTCGGTCGAGCTGCGGGTGGGCCGCTACCGGCGGTTCGACGACGAGGCGCTGGCCTATGCGGAGTTCGCCGACACCGTGGAGGCATTGCGCGCCGAGCACGGCGTGACGTCGCCGCCGCGGATCGACGTCCTGGGCGCGCTCGGACAGTAGTCGCATTTCCATTTATCGCTCGAAGGTGGTGCGCAGTTCCGGTATGTCGATCACGGATCGTTCATCTTTCACGCTCGTGTGATCGCTGAATCGTGGTGGTTGATCTATCCGTAATCTCCCGCGGAGCGCACAGGAATCAGCCTGTGCAGGAAAGGAGCAAGGCGATGAAACGCAGCCTGAGCGCCGCGGCCGCAGTTCTGGCTGGTGGCGCCGGCCTCGCCGGCGCCGCCACCGCAGCCGAGATGCCGGAATTCCACGTCGACATGCCCGTGGAAGGCAAGGACACCGTCCTTGCCTCGTCCAACTTCACGGGCGCGCTGCAGAGCGCGAACAAGATGGTCGGCGATGTGGTGCCCGCGAGCCCGTCCGCGAGCCGCTCGAACACCCCGCACCCCCTCGGCCCGGCCGGCGAGCTGAACAGCACGAACCCGGTCGGCGAGGTGCTCAGCCCGCTGGCCGAGCAGGTGGTCACCCCGAAGACCGCCTCCCCGTTCGACGTCGTCGGCGGCGTCCTGCCCCACGGGCAGCAGCTGCCGGTGAACATGCCGGCGGGCCGCAACGCGCCCAACCCGGTCAACGGCGTGATCGACCCGCTGATGGGCGAGGGCGGCGGCTCGCCGCTCGGCGGCCCGGTCGGCGGAGCCGTGGACGCCCTCGGCACCAGCAACGGCAGCACCCCGGTGGTCGGCGACGCGCTGAACCAGTCCACCCCGGTCCCGCCCCCGATGGGCCGGAGCGCCGCGGGCCCGCTGGTCGCGGTCGCCCACACGCTCGCGGACGTCACCGGGCAGAGCCCCGACGCGACGGGCGTGCACAAGGCCGCAGGCAACGTGCTGGCCCACGGTCCGCTCAGCGGCAACATCGGAGCCTGATCGACCGGACCCGTGGTGCCGGTATCGCGTGCCGATCGATGGCCCTCGCCCGAGGAGGCGGGGGCCATCGCCGTGCCGGGGCCCGTGCGGCGGCGGACAGGCGGCGGGCGCATGACGCGGGAAACCCCACGGCGGCGATGCGGCGGGAGATCCCTGCGACCGCTCGTCAGGTCGTGGCGGTCTCCTCGGCGGCGCCGAGCACTTCGACCGTCCCGGCTGAGCCGTCCACGGTGATCCGGTCGCCGGTGCGGATGCGCTCGGTGGCGGCGGGCACCCCGACGACGGCGGGAATCCCGTACTCCCGGGCGACGGTGGCGCCGTGCGAGTTCGGTCCGCCCATCTCCATCACCAGGCCGCCCGCGGTGAGGAACAGCGGCGTCCAGCCGGGATCGGTGGACGGCGCGACCAGGATCTCGCCCGGCGCCAGCTCGGCCCCGACCGGATCCCGCACCACCTTGGCCAGGCCGGTGATCGTGCCCGCCGACGCCGAGGTCCCGGTCAGGACGCCGTCGGTGATCTCGGCGTGCATCCCCGCCTCCGGCTCGGTGCCGTCGGACAGCAGCAGCCGCGGCAGGTGCCTTCGGCGGAGTTCCCGCTCGTGGGTCTCGCGCCGGTTGGTGACCAGTCCGCGGAGGTCGGCACCGGCGACGGCTTCCTCCGCCTCGTCGAAGTCGAGGAAGAAGATGTCGTCGGCCGCGTCGAGACGACCGGCCGCCACCAGGTCGGCGCCGACCGCCCGCAGTTCCCGGCGGACGTGGGCGATACCGAGCACCATGCAGTACTTCGGCATCTCGCGGATGCCGACGATGCCGCGAACCCGGTCGATGGTGAACGCCGCCGCTCGGGCGCGCAGCGGGCTGGTGCGCCGCAGCCGGCCGACGACCTCGGCCGCCTTGGCCTCCGCCTCTGCGACCCCGAGCCGGTACTGCTCGTCGGCGGAGTGGCCACCGCCCGCTGAGCTGACGTAGTTGGCGACCAGGCCCAGGACCTGCGTCGGGTCGTCGGCCCAGCGCGGCATCCCGGCGTCGATCTCGGCGACCGCCCGGTGCCCGTGCCGGTCGAAGAACGACTCCAGCGCCGCCTGCACCGAACCCGGAAGGCTGCCTTCGCGGTAGCGCTCGGCCAGTTCCTCCGCCGTGGCGCCCGGTTCCACCGACTGCGCGAGCCGCCAGAGCTCGAGGTCCATCTCGGTGGTGACGTTGTGCGGGATGCCGCGCAGCAGGATCTGGGCCTCCTCGGCCGTGACGCGCGGTCCCAGGATCGACGGCATCAACTTGCTGAGGATCAGGCCGGTGAACAGCTTCGGGATCAGTCCGAACACGCGGGGCGCCACCATGTCGGGAATGACGCGCCGCGTGTGCGCCAACCTCTCGGCGGTGCCGGACGGCTGCGGGCGGGCGAGCTGTCCGCGGATCTCGTCCGCGACGCGGGAAGCGTGCGCGCGGGCGCTTGCCGGGTTGGCGAGGGTGCGCGCGATGGCGATCGGTGCCCGCAGCCGTGCGGCGATTCCCGCGAACCGGCGCAGCAGCGGCAGCGGCGAGGCGCGCCGGACCGCGAAGCGCGGGTCGTGGAGCATCGCTTCGACGACCTTGCCGGTCCGCGCCTCCATCATCGCGAACAGCTTGGGCAGGATGCGGCGTCCGAGCGGGTGGCGCACCACGTCGGTGATGTCGAGGAACAGCCATCCGTCGGCCTGCCGCCACACTGGTGGCGAGTCGCGGTCGACGGGCAGCCCGACGCGGCGCATGAACCCGATCCCGAGACCGCGCAGGACGGCCGCGCCCATCGGCGTGATCGGCCGGTAGACGCCCTGGGCGACGTTGACCGAGAAGTACGCGCGCACGCCCTCGCGTCGTTCGGCGGGCAGCGGGAAAAGTGTCGTGACCGGCCTGGACTGGGTCAGCCAGAGCGTGCCCGCGGCGTCGATGGCCCACTCGATGTCCTGCGGGGTGCCGTAGTGCCGCTGGACGGCCGCGCCCGCGGCGGTCAGCGTGCGAAGCGCGTCGTCGTCCAGCGTTGGTGCGCCGCTGCCCGCGACGGTCTCGGTGCCGCCGCCCGGTTTCGGCCGGACGCTGACGGCCTTGTCGCCGAGCTGCCTGGTCACGACCGCACCGGTCGCGGTGTCGACCACGAAGTGGTCCGGGTTCACCGCACCCGAGACGACCGACTCGCCGAGCCCGGTGTTGGCGTCGACGACGGTCTCCCCGCGGTTTCCGGTGACCGGGTTGGCGGTGAACAGGACGCCGGAGACCTGCGCGTCGACCATCCGCTGCACCACGACCGCGAGCTTCACCGCCCGGTGGTCGATGCCGTTGGCCTCCCGGTAGGCGACCGCGCGGTCGGTCCACAGCGACGCCCAGCAGCGCCGTACCGCGTCGAGCAGCGCGGACGCGCCGATGACGTTGAGGTAGGTGTCCTGCTGCCCCGCGAAGCTCGCGTGCGGCAGGTCTTCGGCGGTGGCCGACGAGCGCACCGCCACCGGAACGTCGTCGCCGAGCGCGGCGTAAGCGGCGGTGACCGTGTCGGCCAGGGCGTCGGGCAACTCCACGCCGGTGAGCCGGTCGCGGATCTCGGCGGCGGTCGAGGGCAGACCGTCGAGGGCGTCGCCGACGGCTGCCGCGCAGACCTCGTCGTAGGCGCGGGTGGTGAGGCAGAAACCGGGCGGTACCCGCACTCCGGTGGCCAGCAGTTCGCCGAGGTTTGCGGCCTTGCCGCCGACGAGCTCGCCCATGCCCGCGTCGATCCGGCTCAGGTCGAGCACCGCGCCGGTGGTGGTCTCGACGGTGCTCATGGCCGCCTCCTCGTGACTGCGGCGCCCTCCGGTGGGCGCCCTGTCCGAAAGGTAACCCCGCGGGGGCAACAAAATCAACACATGTTGAATTAAGGGGAACGCGCGCGCTGCGCGATCGTGTGGACACTCACCGCTTCCGGCGGAAAGGCATTGCGGGCAAAGGAGATTGGGCTGTTCGGCCGCATCGGGACTAGTGGCCAAGCGCACAGAGAACCGAGTTGCCCGAGCCCGTCCGCGCGATGCATGCTTGCGTCCAGCAACTAGTTGGTTGCCGCAATTAAATCGGTTGCGCTTGCTGGGGGTGGATGCACTGGGGTCGGGGGAAGAGCGCGAGCGGCTGCTCGCCGACGCGAGCGGAGTGGCCGACGCGCTCGGCAGGCTCGCCCGCGCTTCGGGACACCTCGAAGCGCACGCGAGCAGGCACGGGGCCGACCGCGTCGGCTACATCCTGCTCAAGCTGCTGGCGACGGAGGGGCCGCTGCGGTCCAACGCACTGGCCGAGGCGTTGCACGCGGACCCGTCGACGATCAGCAGGCACGTGTCGCAGATGGTCAGGAACGGCCTCGTGGAGCGGACCGTCGACCCTGACGACAAGCGCGCCTGCCCGCTGGCGATCACCGCGAAAGGCCGGGAACGGCTCGCCGACCTGCGGCGACGCCGAGACGAGACGACCGCCCGGCTCCTGGAGTCGTGGCCGGGCACCGACCGCGCAGAGCTGGCCCGGCTGCTCGGCCGTTTCGTCGACGAGTACGAGCGCGCACTGCCGCAACTGCTGACGGCGGTGCTGGAGCAACGGCCGCTGGTCGGCCATGCGCCGGAAACGGCGCCGAGAGGGGAGAACTGATGTCGGAAACGGCCGAACGGGCCGCACCCGCGCCACCGGGCACGAGACTGACGCACCGGCAGATCCTGACCGTCCTCACCGGACTGATGCTGGGCATGTTCCTGGGGGCTCTCGACCAGACGATCGTGAGCAGCGCGATCCGGGTCATCGCCGACCAGCTGCACGGCCAGACCGCGCAGGCATGGGTGACCACCGCGTACCTGATCACCGCGACCATCACCACGCCGCTGTACGGCAAGCTCTCCGACATCTACGGCCGCAAGCCGCTGTACCTCGCGGCGATCTCGCTGTTCCTGCTCGGATCGGTGCTGTGCGGGCTGGCGAACTCGATCTACGAGCTGGCCGCGTTCCGGGCCATCCAGGGCCTGGGCGGCGGTGGTCTGATGTCGCTGGCGCTGACGATCATCGCCGACATGCTGCCGCCGCGGGAGCGCAGCCGCTACCAGGGCTACTTCATGGCGGTCTTCGGCGTGTCCAGCGTCGTCGGCCCGGTCATCGGCGGCCTGTTCGCCGGGATGGACAGCTTCCTCGGGTTCGCAGGCTGGCGCTGGGTGTTCCTGGTCAACGTGCCGGTCGGCCTGATCGCGCTGGTCGTCGTGGCCAAGGTGCTCAACGTCGAGACCGAGCGGGTCCGCCACCGCATCGACTACTGGGGCGCGGCGTCGCTGGTCGTGATGCTCGTGCCGCTGCTGACCGTCGCCGAGCAGGGCCGCGAGTGGGGCTGGACCTCGGCGACGTCGGTGACGATGTACGCGATCGGCGCGCTCGGCCTGCTGCTGTTCGTCGTCTCCGAACGCCGGATGGGCGAAGAGGCGCTGCTGCCGCTGCGGATGTTCCGGCTGCCGTCGTTCCGGATGGGCAACGTCCTCAACTTCATCGTCGGCGTCGGCATGTTCGGCGGCCTGATGTCGATGCCGCTCTACCTGCAGATCGTCAAGGGCCTCGACCCGACCGCGGCCGGCATGCTGATGCTGACCATGACCGCGGGGATCATGATCTCCACGACGATCGCGGGCAAGGCGATCTCGAAGACCGGCAGGCTCAAGCCGTTCCCGATCATCGGCTCGGGGATCATGACCGTCGCGCTGCTGCTGTTCAGCCGCCTCACCGCGGACACCTCGCTGGTGCAGGTCGGCCTGATCGCGGTGGTGATGGGTCTGGGGCTGGGGCTGCTGATGCAGACGCTGACCCTGGTGGTGCAGGCCGACGCGACCCGCACCGACCTCGGCGTCGCGACCGCGTCGGTGAACCTGTTCCGCCAGACCGGCGGCACCGTCGGCGCCGCGGTGTTCCTGTCGGTGCTGTTCTCGACGGTCGGCGGGCGCATCGCGGACTCGATGCGCGCCGCGGCGGTGAGCCCGGAGTTCACCGCGGCCCTGCGCGACCCGGCGGTGCTGGCCGACCCGGCGAACCGCGACTTCCTGGCCGGGATGGGCGGCGGGACCCCGCCGGACCTGAACGACACCTCGTTCCTGTACCACCTCGACCCGCGCCTGGCCCGGCCGATCCTGGACGGGTTCGCCAGCGCGATGGGCACGGTGTTCTTCGTCGGCGCGTGCGTCGTCGGGGTCGCCTTCGTGCTGACCTGGTTCCTGCGGGACACCCGGCTGGACTGAGCGCGGTACCCGACGCGGTGAGTTGTCCACAAACCTGTGGACAACTCACCTTTCTGTGGACAACTCCTGGGCTGCGGCCCGGAATGTGGAAGAGCCCTCACCTGTCGCAGGTGAGGGCTCTTTCGAATGCGGCGGCGAACCAGGGCGTCTTCAGTGCCCCTCGTTCTTCGCCCGCTCGTAGGAGCGCTTGATCTCGGCCTCGGCCTCCGTCCGGCCGACCCACGTCGCGCCCTCCACGCTCTTGCCCGGCTCCAGGTCCTTGTACACCTCGAAGAAGTGCTGGATCTCCAGCTTGTGGAACTCGGCCAGGTGGTGGATGTCGCGCAGGTGCTCCTGGCGGGGGTCGTCCGAGGGGACGCAGATGACCTTGTCGTCGCCGCCCTTCTCATCGCGCATCCGGAACATGCCGATGGCCCGCGACTTGATCAGGCAGCCGGGGAACGTCGGCTCCTGGACCAGCACCAGGGCGTCCAACGGGTCGCCGTCCTCGCCGAGGGTGTCATCGATGAACCCGTAGTCGGCCGGGTACTGGGTGGCGGTGAACAGCGTCCGGTCGAGACGGATGCGCCCCGTCTCGTGGTCCACCTCGTACTTGTTCCGGTTCCCCTTGGGGATCTCGATCGTGACGTCGAAGTCCACGCGGTTCCTCACTCGTCTTGCGTCGGATGCGGCCACCCGCTCGCGCGAGCGGCCACGTCTAGTGTGGACCACGCGGCGTCGCCGAGCCCCACCGCAGTGCGAGACGTCGCATCTGAGAGGCTGTTTCCCGCCTGTTCCGGTGCCCCGATAGCTGGTCACTCGTACAGGTGGTAACGCGTGCGGGCGGAGAGGCAGGCCCTCCCGGGGCGCCCGCAGCGATCCGTCGAGGAGGAACACGTGCCCGACCCCCAGACGACCAGGGGTGAGGTGTCCGAACCCGAAGCCGAACCGCAGTCGGACGCCACGGGTTCGGGCGCGAGTACAGCGAAGACGACGCAGACGCGGACCGGGACGCTGGACGACGCGGCGGGCACCGAGGAGCGCGAGCGGGACGCGGCGGATGCGGAAGAGGACGGCGGCGACGACGCGGAGAAGTCCGCCGGCGAGGGCGAGTCTTCCGACGCGGCAGGCGGGGACGACGACCGGGCGGCTGCCGACGGCGAGTCGGCTGACGGCGAGTCGGCTGACGGGGAGGCCGCCGGAGCCGGCGACCATGAAGCCGCCTCCGAGGAGAGCGAGCCTGGTTCCGCGGGTGGTGGCGGTCAGCTGCGCGGGCAGTTCAAGGGCCGGTTCACGGCGGGCGGGTCGATGAACGGCCAGCTCACCGGTCGTATAGACGGACCGATCAGCGGCCGCATGGATGGCCGGATCGACACGGAGGAGTCGAAGGAAGCCGGGAAGCCGGAACAAGCCGACGCGGCCGGGAGGCCGGACGAGGCGGTGGAGTCCGACCAGGCAGGGGAGTCCGGCGAGGCTGGGAAGTCCGGCGAGGCACGAGAGCCCGAGTCCGACGAGGCCGCCGCGGAACCGGAGGACTCCGGCGAGGAGGCCGAAGACTCCGGTTGGGAATCCGCCGAGGCGGAAGAGGACGCGGAGACCGACGAGCCGGCGCAGGCCGCGGAAACGGCGGAAGCCGACGCGGACCGCGACGAGCCGGCGGACGCGTCCGAGGAGCAGCCGGCGGCGCCGGAGGATGAGGGCTCGGCGGACGACGTCGACTCCGACGAGTCCTCGGCGGAGGAGAGCGAGGACGCCCCCTCCCAGACCGCGACCGATGAGGATGCCGGCGCTCCGGACCAGTCGGACACCGCTGACGACTCGACGGCCGGCGAGCCCGAGGAAGCGGGCGACGAGGCCCGGGAGCCCGAATCCTCTTCGGCTGACACCGTCGCGCTTGGAACCGTTCAGCCCGAATCGGACGAGGACGGCGAGCAATCCGAGTCCGGGACCGCCGAGCGGGAAGCCGAGCCCGAGGCACCCGGAACCGAGGTCGCGGAGACCGGATCAGCCGAGGACGAGTCCGCCGAGGCAGAGGCCGCTGACACTGCTGCCGAGCCCGAGACGGCTGACTCCGCGGCAACCGAACCCGATGCTGCTGAGTCGGAGTCATCCGAGCCGGAAGCCGACGAGGCGGAGACCGCTGAGCAGACGCCTGACTCGGAGGCAGCCGAGGACGAGCACTCCCAGGCCGACGCGGCCACCCCGGTGGAGGAGCCGGAGGCTGCCGCCGACGAAACCGCCGAGACCGCAACCGCCGAAGCTGGGACCCCCGAGCGGCACGCCGACGAGTGGCCGACCGACGAGCACGAGCGCGTCGAAGCGGAGCCGGAGACCGGCGAGTCGGTCGAGACGGGTGAGGCAGCCGAAGAGCCCGCGGAGCCCGCAGCCGAGGAGTCGGCGCAGGCCACCCCGGTCGAACCGGCCGAGGAGGAGGCCGAGGAGCCCACCTCCGAGGAACCCGACCAGTCAGCGGCCGAGGAACCCGAGGCCACCGCTCCCGCCGAACCCGAGCAGGCGCCGGCACCGGAATCCGAGCAGGAAGCGACTGCCGAGTCCGAGCCGAAGGCGCCTGCCGAACCTGAGCAGTCCGCGCAGGCTTCTGCCGTCGAGCCCGAGCAGCAGCGCCCCGCCGTCCCGCCGGAGCGCAGCGTCGAGCAGACCCAGCAGTTCCGCCCGGTCGAGCAGACGCAGTGGATTCCGCGCATCGAGCAGACGCAGCAGATCCAGCGGATCGAACCGGAGCGGGAGGAGCCCGCCGACGACACGGGCGGCGAGGACGCCGGTCCGCCGACCGACCCCGGGCCCTCGAAGCCGTCGCCGCAGCTCGACCAGGGCCCGCCGACGATGCGGATCCCCGCCGTCGGTGCGGCGCCGAGCGTCGACGGTCCGCCGACGCAGCGCATCCCGCTGGTGCCGCCGCCCGGAGCCGCCGAGCAGACGCAGCAGTTCGCACGGCCCGACTTCAGCAGTCCGCCGCGCAGCGCCCAGCCGCAGGACTTCGACACCTCCTCGCCGCGCACCGCGCAGCCCCACGACTTCGCCGGGCTGACCGGTCAGGCCCCCGCGCCGGCAGCGCCGCAGCCGCCCGAAGTCACCCGGCACGCCCCGGCGCCGGCCCACCAGCCGCCGCCCGCGCCCGCCCAGCAGCCGTACGTTCCCGGCGCGACGCAGCCCGTCGCCAAGCCGGAGCCCGAGGCTTCCCCGGAGCCGCATCCCGCTGAGCCGCCCGCTGCCGCGCCTGCGAAGCGCCGGAAGCGGCGCGGGACGCTGATCACCGTCGCGCTGCTGCTGGTCGTCGGCCTCGGTGCGGGCATCGCGTTCGGCCCGGGGCTTCTGCGCGCGCTCACCGAGACGCAGATCGCCGAGCCGCCCGCCCCGGTGCGGCTCCAGCCGTCGATCAAGCCGCTCGGCGACGGCGCACCGCTGCCCCGCCAGCAGCGCGTGTCGGCCGCGCTCGCCGGTCCGCTGGCCAACCCCGCGCTGGGGACGTTCGGCGGGACGGTCATCGACGCGCAGACCGGCGCGCCGGTGTGGCAGCAGAGTCCCGGCCAGGCCCTCACCCCGGCCTCGACCGGAAAGCTGCTGACCGTGAGCGCCGCGCTGCTCGCGCTCGACCACCAGCAGCGCTTCAGCACCAAGGTGGTGCGCGGTCCCGAGCCGGGCAGCGTCGTGCTCGTCGGCGGCGGCGACCCGACGCTGTCGACTCTGGGGCCCGGCGAGGACACCGTCTACGCCGGGGCCGCGCGCGTCGACGACCTGGCCGAGCAGGTCCGCAAGGCCACCGGCGGGCCGGTCTCGCGCATCTACGTCGACGTCGGCCGCTACTCCGGGCCGAAGATGGCGCCGGGCTGGCTGCCCGAGGACGTCCAGGCCGGCTACGTCGCCCCGATGGAGCCGCTGATGCTCAACGGCGGTCGCGCCGACCCGACCAAGGACACCAGCCCGCGCACCCAGACGCCCGCGCTCCAGGCCGGGCAGCGGCTGGCGTCGAAGCTCGGCGCGGGCAACGTGCAGGAGGGCAACGCGCCGGCGAACGCGCAGATCCTCGGCGAGGTGAAGTCCCCGCCGGTGCAGGACATGGCCGAGATCGTGCTCCAGCACTCCGACAACGTGCTGGCCGAGGCGCTGGCCAGGGAGGTCGCGATCGCCACCGGCAACGAGCCGTCCTTCGCGGGGGCTTCCAAGGCGGTGCGCGAGGTGCTCCAGCGCAACGGCTTTGACCTCTCGGGCAACACGATGGTCGACGGCAGCGGCCTGTCGCTGGACGACCGCGTCACCCCGCAGCTGCTCGGCTCCCTGCTGGCGACGGCGACCGCCCCGGCGGGGCCGGAGGGCGGACTCGTGCAGAAGAGCGCGAAGCTGCGCGCGCTGCTGCCGGGGCTGCCGGTGGCCGCGGGCAGCGGCAGCCTGCACGACCGCTACACCGGCAGCTCCGGGCGCGGCTGGGTGCGGGCCAAGACCGGGACGCTGGACGGCGCGAACAGCCTCGCGGGCACCGTCGTCACCGAGGACGGCAGGCTGCTGGTGTTCGCGCTGATGTCCAACGGCACCATGTCCGCGCAGGCCCGCCCCGCTCTCGACGATCTCGCCATCGCCCTGCGCGACTGCGGGTGCGGCTGATCGTGCGGTATGCCCCCGCGTCGCGGCGGGGTACGGTCGGGCGTGTGAATGCGCGTTCGTCGACCCTGCCGCCGCGGCCCGGGGCCTCCGCGGACCACCGAGCGCTGGACTGGAACGTCGCGATCAGCACGGCCATCCGGTTGATGAAGCCCGGTCCCGAGGTGCCGCGCGCGGAGGCGGAGGAGGCGGTGCGCTCGCTGCGCCGCTACAGCGTGGAAGCCGAGACGCACGTCCGCGAGCTGACCGGGCTCGGCGCCCACCTGCCGGTGCTGGAGGGCGATGTCGTCGACCGGCCGAACTGGGTGCGGGGTGCGGCGCACGGGCTCGCGGAGCTCACCGACGCGGCGCTCTCCAAGGCGCACGGCGTGGAGAGCGACGGACCCGACCTGCTGAGCGGGATCAGCACCCGGGGAGCCGGGGTGCAGGCC of Saccharopolyspora erythraea contains these proteins:
- the dacB gene encoding D-alanyl-D-alanine carboxypeptidase/D-alanyl-D-alanine endopeptidase, coding for MPDPQTTRGEVSEPEAEPQSDATGSGASTAKTTQTRTGTLDDAAGTEERERDAADAEEDGGDDAEKSAGEGESSDAAGGDDDRAAADGESADGESADGEAAGAGDHEAASEESEPGSAGGGGQLRGQFKGRFTAGGSMNGQLTGRIDGPISGRMDGRIDTEESKEAGKPEQADAAGRPDEAVESDQAGESGEAGKSGEAREPESDEAAAEPEDSGEEAEDSGWESAEAEEDAETDEPAQAAETAEADADRDEPADASEEQPAAPEDEGSADDVDSDESSAEESEDAPSQTATDEDAGAPDQSDTADDSTAGEPEEAGDEAREPESSSADTVALGTVQPESDEDGEQSESGTAEREAEPEAPGTEVAETGSAEDESAEAEAADTAAEPETADSAATEPDAAESESSEPEADEAETAEQTPDSEAAEDEHSQADAATPVEEPEAAADETAETATAEAGTPERHADEWPTDEHERVEAEPETGESVETGEAAEEPAEPAAEESAQATPVEPAEEEAEEPTSEEPDQSAAEEPEATAPAEPEQAPAPESEQEATAESEPKAPAEPEQSAQASAVEPEQQRPAVPPERSVEQTQQFRPVEQTQWIPRIEQTQQIQRIEPEREEPADDTGGEDAGPPTDPGPSKPSPQLDQGPPTMRIPAVGAAPSVDGPPTQRIPLVPPPGAAEQTQQFARPDFSSPPRSAQPQDFDTSSPRTAQPHDFAGLTGQAPAPAAPQPPEVTRHAPAPAHQPPPAPAQQPYVPGATQPVAKPEPEASPEPHPAEPPAAAPAKRRKRRGTLITVALLLVVGLGAGIAFGPGLLRALTETQIAEPPAPVRLQPSIKPLGDGAPLPRQQRVSAALAGPLANPALGTFGGTVIDAQTGAPVWQQSPGQALTPASTGKLLTVSAALLALDHQQRFSTKVVRGPEPGSVVLVGGGDPTLSTLGPGEDTVYAGAARVDDLAEQVRKATGGPVSRIYVDVGRYSGPKMAPGWLPEDVQAGYVAPMEPLMLNGGRADPTKDTSPRTQTPALQAGQRLASKLGAGNVQEGNAPANAQILGEVKSPPVQDMAEIVLQHSDNVLAEALAREVAIATGNEPSFAGASKAVREVLQRNGFDLSGNTMVDGSGLSLDDRVTPQLLGSLLATATAPAGPEGGLVQKSAKLRALLPGLPVAAGSGSLHDRYTGSSGRGWVRAKTGTLDGANSLAGTVVTEDGRLLVFALMSNGTMSAQARPALDDLAIALRDCGCG
- a CDS encoding inorganic diphosphatase, with the protein product MDFDVTIEIPKGNRNKYEVDHETGRIRLDRTLFTATQYPADYGFIDDTLGEDGDPLDALVLVQEPTFPGCLIKSRAIGMFRMRDEKGGDDKVICVPSDDPRQEHLRDIHHLAEFHKLEIQHFFEVYKDLEPGKSVEGATWVGRTEAEAEIKRSYERAKNEGH
- a CDS encoding PEP/pyruvate-binding domain-containing protein, with the protein product MSTVETTTGAVLDLSRIDAGMGELVGGKAANLGELLATGVRVPPGFCLTTRAYDEVCAAAVGDALDGLPSTAAEIRDRLTGVELPDALADTVTAAYAALGDDVPVAVRSSATAEDLPHASFAGQQDTYLNVIGASALLDAVRRCWASLWTDRAVAYREANGIDHRAVKLAVVVQRMVDAQVSGVLFTANPVTGNRGETVVDANTGLGESVVSGAVNPDHFVVDTATGAVVTRQLGDKAVSVRPKPGGGTETVAGSGAPTLDDDALRTLTAAGAAVQRHYGTPQDIEWAIDAAGTLWLTQSRPVTTLFPLPAERREGVRAYFSVNVAQGVYRPITPMGAAVLRGLGIGFMRRVGLPVDRDSPPVWRQADGWLFLDITDVVRHPLGRRILPKLFAMMEARTGKVVEAMLHDPRFAVRRASPLPLLRRFAGIAARLRAPIAIARTLANPASARAHASRVADEIRGQLARPQPSGTAERLAHTRRVIPDMVAPRVFGLIPKLFTGLILSKLMPSILGPRVTAEEAQILLRGIPHNVTTEMDLELWRLAQSVEPGATAEELAERYREGSLPGSVQAALESFFDRHGHRAVAEIDAGMPRWADDPTQVLGLVANYVSSAGGGHSADEQYRLGVAEAEAKAAEVVGRLRRTSPLRARAAAFTIDRVRGIVGIREMPKYCMVLGIAHVRRELRAVGADLVAAGRLDAADDIFFLDFDEAEEAVAGADLRGLVTNRRETHERELRRRHLPRLLLSDGTEPEAGMHAEITDGVLTGTSASAGTITGLAKVVRDPVGAELAPGEILVAPSTDPGWTPLFLTAGGLVMEMGGPNSHGATVAREYGIPAVVGVPAATERIRTGDRITVDGSAGTVEVLGAAEETATT
- a CDS encoding MDR family MFS transporter, whose product is MSETAERAAPAPPGTRLTHRQILTVLTGLMLGMFLGALDQTIVSSAIRVIADQLHGQTAQAWVTTAYLITATITTPLYGKLSDIYGRKPLYLAAISLFLLGSVLCGLANSIYELAAFRAIQGLGGGGLMSLALTIIADMLPPRERSRYQGYFMAVFGVSSVVGPVIGGLFAGMDSFLGFAGWRWVFLVNVPVGLIALVVVAKVLNVETERVRHRIDYWGAASLVVMLVPLLTVAEQGREWGWTSATSVTMYAIGALGLLLFVVSERRMGEEALLPLRMFRLPSFRMGNVLNFIVGVGMFGGLMSMPLYLQIVKGLDPTAAGMLMLTMTAGIMISTTIAGKAISKTGRLKPFPIIGSGIMTVALLLFSRLTADTSLVQVGLIAVVMGLGLGLLMQTLTLVVQADATRTDLGVATASVNLFRQTGGTVGAAVFLSVLFSTVGGRIADSMRAAAVSPEFTAALRDPAVLADPANRDFLAGMGGGTPPDLNDTSFLYHLDPRLARPILDGFASAMGTVFFVGACVVGVAFVLTWFLRDTRLD
- a CDS encoding MarR family winged helix-turn-helix transcriptional regulator produces the protein MDALGSGEERERLLADASGVADALGRLARASGHLEAHASRHGADRVGYILLKLLATEGPLRSNALAEALHADPSTISRHVSQMVRNGLVERTVDPDDKRACPLAITAKGRERLADLRRRRDETTARLLESWPGTDRAELARLLGRFVDEYERALPQLLTAVLEQRPLVGHAPETAPRGEN
- a CDS encoding SLATT domain-containing protein is translated as MDKVDAAGIIGSGVIAEHPRAQDWERRIAERSEQLYRSGLVKRFLLVWSYAANPCLVALTAWWFALSGPQPLPVAAAVATLISVVLSARLLYTQHLRVRGMQQEVRAMELAFREQLLEEFATEDLLGVRKHYRAHLPEVIERYRAEARGHRRRDGAFQGVVIAGSVVAACATALSVSIVDMRWGAVALSLVVAVAAALAGHGRFRERGAVLQQTADSLEREYESVELRVGRYRRFDDEALAYAEFADTVEALRAEHGVTSPPRIDVLGALGQ